One Pseudonocardia abyssalis DNA segment encodes these proteins:
- a CDS encoding NAD(P)/FAD-dependent oxidoreductase produces the protein MSRVSRADAVVVVVGAGHAGVQVADSLCEGGYHGPVLLLGDEPGLPYQRPPLSKDVLSARDEPGLLPLRGERHFADRGIDYRPDAVVTGIDRARRTVLLASGQEIGYASLVLATGAAPRPLQVEGSERAGVLPLRSLADARALRAALQSARTAVVVGAGFIGLEFAAAARKRGVDVAVFESGDRVLARAVSVGTSLHIMQVHRAMGTTVLVGEGPVRLEGAGGADGAVRAVVGSRGSRHPADLVVVGIGVRPRDDLARGCGLAVDDGVVVDEHLRTTDPAIFAVGDCARFPSPAGPLHRLESVQNATAQARHVARVILGAGTAAYVELPWFWSVQGPVTLQIAGLAVADDESVTSGYPDGGGFSVLRFRGDRLIAVESVNRPADHAAARRVLAGTERPTAAQAAAPGFCLKEHAGRAVAAVRRPHGLAG, from the coding sequence ATGAGCCGAGTCTCCCGTGCCGACGCGGTCGTCGTCGTCGTCGGTGCCGGTCACGCCGGGGTGCAGGTGGCCGACTCGCTCTGTGAGGGTGGGTACCACGGGCCCGTCCTGCTTCTCGGGGACGAGCCGGGTCTGCCCTACCAGCGTCCCCCGTTGTCCAAGGACGTCCTGAGCGCGCGCGACGAGCCCGGTCTCCTGCCGCTGCGCGGGGAGCGCCACTTCGCCGACCGGGGGATCGACTACCGGCCCGATGCCGTCGTGACCGGGATCGACCGGGCCCGGCGCACCGTTCTGCTCGCCTCCGGACAGGAGATCGGCTACGCGTCGCTCGTGCTCGCCACCGGCGCGGCGCCCCGTCCGCTGCAGGTCGAGGGTTCGGAACGCGCCGGGGTCCTCCCGCTGCGCTCCCTCGCCGATGCTCGGGCACTGCGGGCGGCACTGCAGTCGGCCCGCACCGCCGTGGTGGTCGGGGCGGGGTTCATCGGCCTGGAGTTCGCCGCTGCCGCCCGCAAGCGCGGAGTCGACGTCGCGGTGTTCGAGTCCGGGGACCGGGTGCTCGCCAGGGCCGTGTCGGTCGGGACGAGCCTGCACATCATGCAGGTGCACCGCGCCATGGGCACCACCGTGCTGGTGGGGGAGGGTCCGGTTCGGCTCGAGGGCGCCGGCGGCGCTGACGGCGCCGTGCGCGCCGTCGTCGGCTCACGCGGCAGCCGGCACCCGGCGGACCTGGTCGTCGTCGGGATCGGCGTGCGGCCCCGCGACGACCTGGCGCGGGGTTGTGGTCTCGCCGTCGACGACGGCGTCGTGGTGGACGAGCACCTGCGCACCACCGATCCGGCGATCTTCGCCGTCGGCGACTGCGCGCGGTTCCCGTCCCCGGCCGGCCCGTTGCATCGCCTCGAGTCGGTGCAGAACGCCACGGCCCAGGCCCGCCACGTGGCCCGGGTGATCCTCGGCGCCGGCACCGCCGCCTACGTGGAGCTGCCGTGGTTCTGGAGCGTCCAGGGCCCGGTCACCCTCCAGATCGCCGGTCTCGCCGTTGCGGACGACGAGAGCGTGACCAGTGGTTATCCCGACGGTGGGGGGTTCTCCGTCCTCCGGTTCCGCGGCGACCGGTTGATCGCCGTCGAGTCGGTGAACCGTCCGGCGGATCACGCAGCGGCCCGACGGGTGCTCGCGGGGACCGAGCGGCCCACGGCGGCTCAGGCTGCGGCTCCCGGGTTCTGCCTCAAGGAGCACGCCGGCCGCGCCGTCGCCGCGGTCCGCCGACCCCACGGCCTCGCCGGCTGA
- a CDS encoding maleylacetate reductase and hydroxyquinol 1,2-dioxygenase domain-containing protein, which translates to MTSFQHTAHPTRVVFGTGTLDRVADEVERLGRGRVLVLASADLAAAGDRIEKVLGPLVVARFDDAAMHTPVEVTARALEVMRGAGADCVVAVGGGSTTGLAKALAVRSGVDQVILPSTYAGSEVTPILGETADGRKTTRSSPDILPETVIYDVDLSAGMPVPIAVTSAVNALAHAVEALYSPDVDPIVEWLALDAITRLGRGLRRLPAEPHAQEVREDLLHGAWLAGTCLSAVGMGLHHKLCHTLGGSFDLPHAPVHAVVLPHALAYNAAAAPDVVRRIAAALDVIDPGDVPGAVHDLVLRAGGPVALSELGMAAGDLERAVDLAVEHPYPNPAPLTRAGIAALLREAWEGNRPATADGVRTTRITRTVLDTLSGTPDPRLHALMSDLVKRLHAFAVDNDLTQAEWEQGIDFLTRTGQMCSDVRQEFVMLSDTLGLSSVVDVLANSRTPDSTASAVLGPFYLEGPPELPQGVDITGGFGGTPLHVDVHVTDTDGRPVADAVVDVWQSDEDGFYDLQLPELDGPVLRGRLRTDADGRLRFWSIVPSEYPLPMDGPVGAMLTATGRHAYRAPHMHFMIDAPGRRQLITQLFPVGGRYLDSDAVFAVKPDLIVDFAARSGPTPDGREVAGEWRELTFTFRLGADA; encoded by the coding sequence GTGACGAGCTTCCAGCACACCGCCCACCCGACCCGTGTCGTCTTCGGCACGGGAACCCTCGACAGGGTCGCGGACGAGGTCGAGCGGCTCGGCCGGGGCCGGGTCCTGGTCCTGGCCTCCGCCGACCTGGCCGCCGCGGGCGACCGCATCGAGAAGGTCCTCGGACCCCTCGTGGTCGCGCGGTTCGACGACGCCGCGATGCACACGCCCGTCGAGGTCACCGCCCGGGCTCTGGAGGTGATGCGCGGAGCCGGGGCGGACTGCGTGGTCGCCGTGGGCGGCGGCTCGACCACGGGCCTGGCCAAGGCGCTGGCCGTGCGCAGCGGGGTGGACCAGGTGATCCTGCCGTCCACCTACGCCGGCTCCGAGGTCACCCCGATCCTCGGCGAGACCGCGGACGGGCGGAAGACGACCCGGTCCTCGCCGGACATCCTGCCCGAGACCGTGATCTACGACGTCGACCTGTCGGCCGGGATGCCGGTGCCGATCGCGGTCACCAGTGCGGTCAACGCGCTGGCCCACGCCGTCGAGGCTCTCTACTCGCCCGACGTCGACCCGATCGTCGAGTGGCTCGCGCTGGACGCGATCACCCGGCTGGGCCGCGGGCTGCGCAGGCTTCCCGCCGAGCCGCACGCACAGGAGGTCCGCGAGGACCTGCTGCACGGCGCGTGGCTGGCGGGCACCTGCCTGAGCGCCGTCGGGATGGGCCTGCACCACAAGCTCTGCCACACCCTGGGCGGCAGCTTCGACCTGCCGCACGCACCGGTCCACGCCGTGGTGCTGCCCCACGCACTGGCCTACAACGCCGCGGCGGCCCCGGACGTCGTGCGGCGCATCGCCGCGGCACTCGACGTCATCGACCCGGGTGATGTCCCCGGTGCGGTGCACGACCTCGTCCTCCGGGCAGGCGGGCCCGTCGCGCTGAGCGAGCTCGGGATGGCCGCCGGCGACCTGGAGCGGGCCGTCGACCTCGCCGTCGAGCACCCTTATCCGAACCCGGCGCCGCTCACCCGTGCCGGCATCGCCGCGCTCCTGCGCGAGGCGTGGGAGGGGAACCGCCCGGCGACCGCCGACGGGGTGCGGACCACCAGGATCACCCGGACCGTGCTCGACACCCTGTCGGGAACACCCGACCCGCGGCTGCACGCGCTGATGTCCGACCTCGTGAAGCGGCTGCACGCGTTCGCGGTGGACAACGACCTCACCCAGGCGGAGTGGGAGCAGGGCATCGACTTCCTGACCCGCACCGGACAGATGTGCAGCGACGTCCGCCAGGAGTTCGTGATGCTCTCGGACACCCTGGGCCTGTCCAGCGTGGTCGACGTGCTCGCCAACTCCCGCACCCCGGACAGCACGGCCTCGGCGGTCCTCGGCCCCTTCTACCTCGAGGGTCCCCCGGAGCTGCCGCAGGGCGTGGACATCACGGGCGGCTTCGGAGGAACCCCGCTCCACGTCGACGTCCACGTCACCGACACCGACGGACGGCCGGTCGCCGACGCGGTGGTCGACGTGTGGCAGTCCGACGAGGACGGCTTCTACGACCTCCAGCTCCCGGAGCTCGACGGGCCGGTGCTGCGTGGACGACTGCGCACGGATGCCGACGGGCGGCTGCGGTTCTGGTCGATCGTGCCGTCGGAGTACCCGCTCCCGATGGACGGCCCGGTGGGCGCGATGCTCACGGCGACCGGGCGGCACGCCTACCGGGCGCCGCACATGCACTTCATGATCGACGCGCCCGGCCGACGGCAGCTGATCACGCAGCTGTTCCCCGTCGGTGGGCGCTACCTCGACTCCGACGCGGTGTTCGCGGTGAAGCCGGACCTGATCGTCGACTTCGCGGCGCGCAGCGGTCCGACACCGGACGGGCGCGAGGTCGCGGGGGAGTGGCGGGAGCTGACCTTCACCTTCCGGCTCGGCGCGGACGCATGA
- a CDS encoding 2Fe-2S iron-sulfur cluster-binding protein: protein MPKITYRVGGDSTTVDAAVGTSLMQLALQNAVSGIVAECGGNAMCATCHVYVEDGPVDRLADVGAAEDEMLDCTMSPREPNSRLSCQIPMTDEIDGLVVRVADEQH, encoded by the coding sequence ATGCCGAAGATCACCTACAGGGTCGGCGGGGACAGCACGACCGTCGACGCAGCAGTCGGTACCAGCCTCATGCAGCTGGCCTTGCAGAACGCGGTGAGCGGCATCGTCGCCGAGTGCGGCGGCAACGCGATGTGCGCCACCTGCCACGTCTACGTCGAGGACGGGCCGGTCGACCGGCTCGCGGACGTCGGCGCGGCCGAGGACGAGATGCTGGACTGCACGATGTCGCCGCGCGAGCCGAACAGCAGGTTGTCCTGCCAGATCCCGATGACCGACGAGATCGACGGACTGGTCGTCCGGGTCGCCGACGAGCAGCACTGA
- a CDS encoding cytochrome P450 yields MTTTAPATTICPRSDFDVYTDSALLDPWPGYRELRDAGPLVHLDRYGMFAATRYDTVSHVLRTPEVFPSGEGVMMNDEMNQVLRGNTLCSDGEAHDASRRVIARPLTPKALRPLHDEIRAEARGLVDRLTARGSFDAAGDLAHHLPVTIVSNLVGLPEEGRERMLVWASEMFNCFGPMNERTQRSLSVLGEMMEYATTQAVPGKLKPGSWAEAVHDAAARGEVDPGKCPVMMIDYMGPSLDTTIFAISSAVWLFAENPDQWDLVRENPSLVPSAINEVLRMEAPIQDFSRSVAVDHEIDGVLLPRGSRVIAFYGAGNRDERHYPDPDRFDVTRNPTDHLGFGAGPHACVGMNLARLEMRALFEALAEKVTRFEVQHSERALHNILRGFTRLDVTVH; encoded by the coding sequence ATGACCACCACTGCGCCCGCGACCACCATCTGTCCCCGCTCGGACTTCGACGTGTACACCGACTCGGCGCTACTCGACCCCTGGCCGGGCTACCGCGAGCTGCGTGACGCCGGCCCACTGGTGCACCTCGACCGCTACGGCATGTTCGCCGCCACGCGCTACGACACCGTGTCGCACGTCCTGCGCACGCCCGAGGTCTTCCCCTCCGGCGAGGGCGTGATGATGAACGACGAGATGAACCAGGTGCTGCGCGGCAACACGCTGTGCAGCGACGGTGAGGCGCACGACGCGTCCCGCCGGGTGATCGCCAGACCGCTCACCCCGAAGGCCCTGCGCCCGCTGCACGACGAGATCCGTGCGGAGGCGCGCGGGCTGGTCGACCGGTTGACCGCCCGAGGGTCCTTCGACGCCGCCGGCGACCTCGCGCACCACCTGCCGGTCACCATCGTGTCGAACCTCGTCGGTCTGCCGGAGGAGGGCCGGGAACGCATGCTCGTCTGGGCCTCGGAGATGTTCAACTGCTTCGGACCGATGAACGAGCGGACGCAGAGGTCGCTGTCCGTGCTCGGCGAGATGATGGAGTACGCGACCACCCAGGCCGTGCCCGGCAAGCTCAAGCCCGGAAGCTGGGCCGAGGCCGTGCACGACGCCGCAGCCCGCGGCGAGGTGGACCCGGGCAAGTGCCCGGTCATGATGATCGACTACATGGGTCCGAGCCTGGACACCACGATCTTCGCCATCTCCAGCGCGGTGTGGCTGTTCGCGGAGAACCCCGACCAGTGGGACCTGGTGCGCGAGAACCCGTCGCTGGTCCCGTCGGCGATCAACGAGGTGCTGCGGATGGAGGCACCGATCCAGGACTTCTCCCGCAGTGTCGCCGTGGACCACGAGATCGACGGCGTGCTGCTGCCCCGGGGCTCGCGGGTGATCGCCTTCTACGGCGCGGGCAACCGCGACGAGCGGCACTACCCGGATCCGGACCGCTTCGACGTGACCCGCAACCCGACCGACCACCTCGGCTTCGGTGCCGGGCCGCACGCGTGCGTGGGCATGAACCTCGCGCGGCTGGAGATGCGGGCGCTGTTCGAGGCACTGGCGGAGAAGGTCACCCGTTTCGAGGTCCAGCACTCCGAACGCGCCCTGCACAACATCCTGCGCGGCTTCACCCGCCTCGACGTCACCGTCCACTGA
- a CDS encoding FAD-dependent oxidoreductase, which yields MSDTPTHPDNDLVTTDVLVIGSGPAGGSAALFLATYGVDHIVITKYRWTANTPRAHITNQRTVEILRDMGIEDDVTAQAVPSKLMGDTVFCSSLAGDEIGRVRTWGTHPARRADYALASPSDNCDLPQTLLEPILIRRAADRGSRIRFDTEYVGLVQDDDGVTVTVRDRLAGLTYRIRAKYVIGTDGGRSQVARDVDLPFEGRMDVAGSMNIVFHADLSRFVEHRPSVLYWVLQPGSNIGGIGMGLVRMVRPWDEWLIVWGYDITRPPPEVDDAMATRIVHDLVGDDSIPVTIRSTSLWGNNKMYATRYRSGRVFCAGDAVHRHPPSNGLGSNTSIQDSYNLAWKLAAVLSGRAGEGLLDSYDAERAPVGEQIVLRANKSIEEFGPIFDALGFTSTNDPAQHLASMRARGDDTPQAAEQRVALRKALEQKDYEFNAHGVELGQRYRSGAVVGDGTPEPEYERDPELYYHPTTWPGARLPHCWLGRDGHRVSTHDLAGKGRFTLLTGISGGVWVEAAGAAARALGIELTAHVIGPGRRYEDLYEDWARLREVEESGAVLVRPDLHVGWRAHQLPADPGAELLDAVTRLLART from the coding sequence GTGAGCGACACCCCCACCCACCCCGACAACGATCTGGTGACCACGGACGTGCTGGTCATCGGTAGCGGACCCGCCGGCGGCTCGGCCGCGCTCTTCCTGGCCACCTACGGGGTGGACCACATCGTGATCACGAAGTACCGGTGGACCGCGAACACCCCGCGGGCGCACATCACCAACCAGCGCACGGTCGAGATCCTGCGCGACATGGGGATCGAGGACGACGTGACCGCGCAGGCGGTGCCGTCGAAGCTGATGGGCGACACCGTCTTCTGCTCCAGCCTGGCGGGGGACGAGATCGGACGCGTCCGCACCTGGGGCACGCACCCCGCTCGTCGGGCCGACTACGCGCTGGCCAGCCCGTCGGACAACTGCGACCTCCCGCAGACGCTGCTGGAGCCGATCCTGATCAGGCGGGCCGCCGACCGCGGCAGCCGCATCCGCTTCGACACCGAGTACGTCGGCCTCGTCCAGGACGACGACGGCGTCACCGTGACCGTGCGCGACCGGCTCGCCGGTCTCACATACCGCATCCGGGCGAAGTACGTCATCGGCACCGACGGCGGGCGCAGCCAGGTCGCCCGCGACGTGGACCTGCCGTTCGAGGGGCGGATGGACGTCGCCGGCAGCATGAACATCGTCTTCCACGCCGACCTGTCGCGGTTCGTGGAGCACCGGCCCAGCGTCCTGTACTGGGTGCTGCAGCCCGGGTCGAACATCGGCGGGATCGGGATGGGCCTGGTCCGGATGGTCCGCCCGTGGGACGAGTGGCTGATCGTGTGGGGCTACGACATCACGCGGCCGCCGCCGGAGGTCGACGACGCGATGGCGACGAGGATCGTCCATGACCTGGTCGGCGACGACTCGATCCCGGTGACGATCCGTTCCACCTCGCTGTGGGGCAACAACAAGATGTACGCCACCCGCTACCGCTCGGGTCGGGTGTTCTGCGCGGGCGACGCCGTCCACCGGCACCCGCCGTCGAACGGTCTGGGGTCCAACACCTCGATCCAGGACTCCTACAACCTCGCCTGGAAGCTCGCTGCGGTCCTCTCCGGGCGCGCGGGGGAGGGGCTACTCGACTCCTACGACGCGGAGCGGGCTCCCGTCGGCGAGCAGATCGTCCTGCGGGCCAACAAGTCGATCGAGGAGTTCGGGCCGATCTTCGACGCGCTCGGCTTCACCTCCACGAACGACCCCGCTCAGCACCTCGCGAGCATGCGGGCCCGTGGCGACGACACGCCGCAGGCCGCCGAGCAGCGGGTGGCCCTGCGCAAGGCGCTGGAGCAGAAGGACTACGAGTTCAACGCCCACGGCGTCGAGCTCGGCCAGCGCTACCGGTCCGGCGCGGTGGTCGGCGACGGCACACCGGAGCCGGAGTACGAGCGCGATCCGGAGCTGTACTACCACCCGACCACCTGGCCGGGAGCGCGCCTGCCGCACTGCTGGCTGGGGCGCGACGGGCACCGGGTGAGCACCCACGATCTCGCGGGCAAGGGCCGGTTCACGCTGCTGACCGGCATCTCCGGAGGCGTGTGGGTCGAGGCCGCCGGGGCCGCGGCGCGTGCCCTCGGCATCGAGCTGACCGCCCACGTGATCGGCCCGGGCCGCCGGTACGAGGACCTGTACGAGGACTGGGCCCGGCTGCGCGAGGTCGAGGAGTCAGGCGCCGTCCTCGTCCGCCCGGACCTGCACGTCGGCTGGCGGGCTCACCAGCTGCCCGCCGATCCGGGCGCCGAACTCCTCGACGCCGTGACCCGCCTGCTCGCCCGCACCTGA